TCTGGCGGATCGTGCACGATCACTTCGACGATCTGGTGCAGAACCGTTACATGGATCTGGCGAAGAAGCTCAAGACGACGCCCAAGGAGATCCAGGCGGCGGCGGCGGAGATCGGCCGGTTGAACCCGCGGCCCGGCATGCTCTACAGCGCGGAAGACCCGCGCTACATCGCCCCCGACCTCGTGGTGGACCGGGTGGACGAAGAGTACGTGGTCTATCTGAATGACCACAACGTTCCCCGGCTCCGGGTCTCCCGCGCCTACGAGAGCATGCTTTCCGACGGCGGCCGATCCGACAACGAGACGCGGGACTACATTCGCAGCAAGCTGAACGCCGCCAACCAATTGATCAACACGATCGAGAGAAGGCGAAGGACGATGGTGAAGGTGATGAACGCCATCGTGGAGAACCAGCGGGATTTCTTCGACCATGGGATCCGGCATCTGCGTCCCCTCACGCTCCAACAGGTGGCGGAGCAGATCGGCATGCACGAGTCCACCGTGAGCCGGGTCACCTCGGGCAAGTACGTCCAAACCCCGCGCGGCGTATTCGAACTGAAGTTCTTCTTCTCCTCCGGCATTCGCTCCGACTCCGGCGAGGACGTATCCGCCAAACGGGTCAAGGATCGGGTGCGGGAAATGGTCGAGAAGGAAGAGAAGAAGAAACCGCTGAGCGACCAGAAGATCGTGGATATCTTGAAAAAGGAGGGGCTCATCATCGCGCGCCGGACCGTGGCGAAATACCGCGAACAGATGGGCATCCTTTCCGCCCGTTATCGCAAGGAGTTTTGATCCAATCGTCGCCCGGAAAGGAGAGGACGGATGCGGATCCTGATCACGGCACGCCATTTCGATCTGACAGAGGGCCTGCGGGAGCACACCGAGGAGCGTTTGGAGAAGCTGAGCAAATACGGGGTGCAGATCCTCGAATCCCACGTCGTGCTGTCGGTGGAGAAGTATCGCCACATCGCCGAGATCTCTTTGAACGGGAGAGGGTTCACCTTGAACGGAAAGACCGAGTCGGACGACATGTATACCTCGGTGG
The genomic region above belongs to Candidatus Eisenbacteria bacterium and contains:
- the rpoN gene encoding RNA polymerase factor sigma-54, with the protein product MEMKAGLQLRMLQTQKLVMTPQLQQALKLLQMPSLELQQILKMELMMNPVLEEVDELEETPEERLAAEEKEKEKEEKPDEDREAEAGDESREEIDWDEYFHSPQEYGNYRQNEEPLSDDHYERVPSTTVHLSEHMLSQLRIVAEDEEIVRIGEFLIGSLDDRGYLTLSVEEAAESVGASVEEVEKALRLLQTFDPSGVGARDLRECLLIQLDQDGRRDTRVWRIVHDHFDDLVQNRYMDLAKKLKTTPKEIQAAAAEIGRLNPRPGMLYSAEDPRYIAPDLVVDRVDEEYVVYLNDHNVPRLRVSRAYESMLSDGGRSDNETRDYIRSKLNAANQLINTIERRRRTMVKVMNAIVENQRDFFDHGIRHLRPLTLQQVAEQIGMHESTVSRVTSGKYVQTPRGVFELKFFFSSGIRSDSGEDVSAKRVKDRVREMVEKEEKKKPLSDQKIVDILKKEGLIIARRTVAKYREQMGILSARYRKEF